From Demequina lutea, a single genomic window includes:
- a CDS encoding HAD hydrolase family protein, whose product MTDGNRAASVRRAVFLDVDGTYAHHGVVPPAHEAAVREARAAGHVVFLCTGRPVSLLSPHLTAAGFDGVVAGAGAHVTVGDDVVLDIRFPAPLAARAMSLLDAAGTHYLLETPEGTFARQSAIDVLAARAALSSDPAFPHLAGLVDIVAALTPLEDLSGVGIGKITAFDGPVSMEIIAAQLGDEVAMFPSSIADLGVGAGELYLAHVNKAEGMKAAIERLGIAREDTVAFGDNLNDLEMIEFAGVGVAMATGMPEVIAAADLVAPGPDENGIATAFAELGLIDAGPVAASHTATP is encoded by the coding sequence GTGACGGACGGGAATCGCGCGGCGAGCGTCAGGCGCGCAGTCTTTCTCGACGTCGACGGCACGTACGCGCATCACGGCGTCGTGCCGCCCGCTCACGAAGCCGCCGTGCGGGAGGCACGCGCCGCGGGCCACGTCGTCTTCCTCTGCACCGGGCGCCCCGTCTCCCTCCTGTCGCCTCACCTGACCGCGGCCGGATTCGACGGCGTCGTCGCCGGCGCCGGAGCGCACGTCACGGTGGGCGACGACGTGGTGCTCGATATCCGCTTCCCTGCGCCCCTGGCCGCTCGCGCGATGAGCCTCCTGGACGCCGCGGGAACGCACTACCTACTCGAGACGCCGGAAGGCACCTTCGCGCGCCAGAGCGCGATCGATGTGCTCGCTGCGCGCGCGGCGCTCAGCAGCGACCCGGCCTTTCCTCACCTGGCCGGGCTGGTCGACATCGTCGCGGCGCTGACGCCCCTCGAGGACCTGAGCGGCGTCGGCATCGGCAAGATCACCGCTTTCGACGGCCCCGTGTCGATGGAAATCATCGCCGCCCAGCTTGGGGACGAGGTGGCAATGTTTCCCTCGTCGATCGCCGACCTCGGCGTCGGTGCTGGCGAACTGTATCTGGCCCACGTGAACAAGGCCGAGGGCATGAAGGCCGCCATTGAGCGGCTCGGCATCGCGCGCGAGGACACCGTCGCCTTCGGGGACAACCTCAACGACCTCGAGATGATCGAGTTCGCGGGCGTCGGCGTCGCGATGGCCACCGGAATGCCCGAGGTCATCGCGGCCGCCGACCTGGTCGCCCCTGGCCCGGACGAGAACGGCATCGCCACCGCGTTCGCCGAGTTGGGGCTCATCGACGCGGGCCCCGTCGCGGCGTCACATACCGCGACGCCGTGA
- a CDS encoding DUF4032 domain-containing protein, translating to MPLHITGAADAALIDLPWSIPLGAWPEERIAALPRGLSRHVVRFVRHGDSVLAVKETNPEIAHKEFMMLRELERMGAPCVHPVAVVTGRIDAAGEELAAALVTEHLAFSLPYRALFSQDLRKGTLKRLIDALSVLLVRLHLTGFYWGDVSLSNALFRRDASEFSAYLVDAETGDLQRALTDGQRGYDIEIAVTNIAGELYDLQASEDLDESVEPGEIAERISTRYEQLWRALTETETLTSNIPMHVAARVQELNEMGFDVGEIDMQQVGDGTALTIKPKVVDAGHHSRRLMRLTGLDVQENQARRLLNDVDEYRSIHPESGDDENYGAHQWLRHIFEPTVRAVPKYLRGKLEPAQLFHEVLDHRWYLAESAGHDVPMPVATASYVKHVLPEKDDEEAVLGRSLAEMTAELPALTAEVGSIYEVRDPYENDNTYGWGIIPEPEAAEPPVVRRETTRKPVTTKPRARKTTIEPKTDVADGEA from the coding sequence ATGCCCCTGCACATCACCGGAGCGGCCGACGCCGCGCTCATCGACCTGCCATGGTCCATCCCGCTGGGCGCGTGGCCGGAGGAGCGCATCGCCGCGCTACCCCGAGGACTGTCGCGGCACGTCGTGCGATTTGTGCGTCACGGCGACTCGGTGTTGGCCGTCAAGGAGACCAATCCGGAGATCGCGCACAAGGAGTTCATGATGCTCCGCGAGCTCGAGCGCATGGGGGCCCCCTGCGTCCACCCCGTTGCCGTGGTCACAGGGCGCATCGACGCCGCAGGTGAAGAACTCGCGGCGGCGCTCGTCACCGAGCACCTCGCGTTCTCCCTCCCGTACCGCGCGCTCTTCAGCCAAGATCTGCGCAAGGGAACCCTCAAGCGCCTCATCGACGCGCTTTCGGTCCTCCTCGTCAGGCTGCACCTGACGGGCTTTTATTGGGGGGATGTGTCGCTGTCGAACGCCCTGTTCCGACGCGACGCCTCCGAATTCTCGGCGTATCTGGTCGATGCCGAGACGGGCGACCTGCAGCGCGCCCTCACCGACGGACAGCGCGGCTACGACATCGAAATCGCCGTCACGAACATAGCGGGCGAGCTGTACGACCTTCAAGCGAGCGAGGACCTCGACGAGAGCGTCGAACCCGGGGAGATTGCCGAACGCATCTCCACCCGTTACGAGCAGTTGTGGCGCGCCTTGACGGAAACTGAAACCCTCACCTCAAACATCCCGATGCACGTCGCGGCACGCGTGCAGGAACTCAACGAGATGGGCTTCGACGTCGGCGAGATCGACATGCAGCAGGTTGGCGACGGCACTGCACTCACGATCAAGCCCAAGGTGGTCGACGCGGGCCACCACTCACGCAGGCTCATGCGACTCACGGGGCTCGACGTCCAGGAGAACCAGGCGCGACGGCTGCTCAACGACGTCGACGAGTATCGCTCCATCCACCCCGAATCGGGCGATGACGAGAACTACGGGGCTCACCAATGGCTCAGGCATATCTTCGAACCGACCGTACGCGCGGTCCCCAAATACCTGCGCGGCAAGCTTGAGCCGGCCCAGCTCTTCCACGAGGTTCTCGACCACCGCTGGTATCTCGCCGAGTCGGCGGGACACGACGTGCCGATGCCAGTCGCGACGGCGTCTTACGTCAAGCACGTCCTTCCGGAAAAGGACGACGAGGAGGCCGTGCTTGGCCGCTCGCTCGCCGAGATGACCGCGGAGCTCCCGGCGCTGACCGCCGAAGTGGGCTCGATTTACGAGGTACGCGACCCCTACGAAAACGACAATACGTACGGTTGGGGAATCATCCCGGAGCCCGAGGCGGCTGAGCCTCCCGTGGTGCGCAGGGAGACCACGCGCAAACCTGTCACGACCAAGCCTCGCGCGCGCAAGACGACAATCGAGCCAAAGACCGACGTCGCCGACGGCGAGGCCTAG
- a CDS encoding phosphoenolpyruvate carboxykinase (GTP) produces MTVAHYVLPPGPAAPTNADRRVTAWVEEIAALTQPDAVVWCTGSDEEYESLLDLLVKQGTLLRLNAQLRPRSYLARSDPSDVARVEARTFICSEAEADAGPTNQWQEPVAMLRELRSLFSGTMHGRTMYVVPFSMGPVGSPLARLGVQVTDSPYVVASMRTMTRMGSESLAQITPDTAWVPCVHSVGAPLGPGDEDVPWPCNDTKYICHFPESREIWSYGSAYGGNAILAKKSFALRIASVIAREEGWLAEHMLLLKVTTPENRVFHVAAAFPSACGKTNFAMLAPTLPGWKAETIGDDIAWIAPGPDGRLRAINPEAGFFGVAPGTGPLTNRTAIDTVRTDTVFTNVALTDDGDVWWEGLTDLPPAHLVDWKGADWTPDAGTPAAHPNSRFTARADSCPTIADTWDDPEGVVLDVILFGGRRATNVPLVAQARDWEHGVFMGATVSSERTAAAEGTVGELRRDPFAMLPFCGYHMADYWRHWIEVGDAVREAGAQPPAVFQVNWFRKDADGRFIWPGFGDNVRVLAWILGRLDGSAAAADTPLGLLPVAGSMNLDGLNLTDSQWQELFHIDPASQLAEAADAAAYFDRFDGRVPAALREQLSALTTSLERLAAHRSAAAAHQR; encoded by the coding sequence ATGACCGTCGCTCACTACGTGTTGCCACCTGGACCCGCGGCGCCGACGAATGCGGACAGACGCGTGACCGCGTGGGTCGAGGAGATTGCGGCGCTCACGCAACCCGACGCTGTGGTGTGGTGCACTGGCTCCGATGAGGAGTATGAGTCCCTGCTCGACCTCTTGGTCAAGCAAGGCACGCTCCTGAGGCTCAACGCTCAGTTGCGGCCCCGCAGCTATCTCGCGCGTTCGGATCCCTCTGACGTCGCGCGGGTAGAAGCCCGTACCTTCATCTGTTCGGAAGCCGAGGCCGACGCCGGACCCACCAATCAGTGGCAGGAGCCGGTCGCGATGCTCCGCGAGTTGCGAAGCCTCTTCAGCGGGACCATGCATGGCCGGACAATGTATGTGGTGCCGTTCTCCATGGGGCCGGTGGGAAGCCCTCTCGCCCGGCTAGGGGTGCAAGTCACCGACTCGCCGTACGTCGTCGCAAGCATGCGGACCATGACGCGCATGGGTTCGGAGTCGCTCGCTCAGATCACTCCAGACACCGCATGGGTGCCCTGCGTGCATAGCGTCGGCGCCCCCCTGGGACCCGGGGACGAGGACGTTCCCTGGCCGTGCAACGACACCAAGTACATCTGCCACTTCCCGGAATCCCGTGAAATTTGGTCGTACGGATCCGCCTACGGCGGCAATGCGATCCTCGCGAAGAAGAGCTTCGCGCTGAGGATCGCATCGGTGATCGCGCGCGAAGAGGGCTGGCTTGCCGAACATATGTTGCTGCTCAAGGTCACCACGCCCGAAAACCGTGTCTTTCACGTCGCCGCGGCGTTCCCGTCCGCATGCGGAAAGACCAACTTCGCCATGCTGGCGCCCACGCTGCCCGGCTGGAAGGCCGAGACCATTGGCGACGACATCGCATGGATCGCGCCGGGGCCGGACGGGCGTCTGCGCGCGATCAACCCCGAGGCCGGCTTCTTCGGGGTGGCACCCGGAACCGGCCCGCTGACCAACCGCACCGCGATTGACACTGTCCGAACGGACACGGTCTTCACGAACGTGGCACTGACGGACGACGGGGATGTGTGGTGGGAGGGCCTCACAGACCTGCCTCCGGCCCACCTGGTCGACTGGAAGGGCGCCGACTGGACCCCAGACGCGGGCACTCCAGCGGCGCATCCCAATTCCCGATTCACGGCGCGGGCGGACAGCTGCCCCACGATCGCGGACACCTGGGACGACCCGGAAGGGGTCGTCCTTGACGTGATCCTGTTCGGCGGTCGCCGTGCCACCAATGTGCCCCTCGTCGCGCAGGCCCGCGATTGGGAGCACGGGGTATTCATGGGCGCGACCGTTTCGTCGGAGCGCACCGCGGCGGCGGAGGGCACGGTGGGAGAATTGCGGCGCGACCCGTTCGCGATGCTTCCCTTCTGTGGTTACCACATGGCCGACTACTGGCGCCACTGGATCGAGGTGGGCGACGCAGTGCGCGAAGCTGGCGCGCAGCCCCCCGCCGTCTTCCAGGTCAATTGGTTCCGCAAGGACGCCGACGGACGCTTCATCTGGCCAGGATTTGGTGACAACGTTCGGGTCCTTGCTTGGATTCTCGGTCGCCTCGACGGCTCCGCCGCCGCCGCGGACACCCCGCTGGGACTGCTACCCGTCGCGGGCTCGATGAACCTCGATGGACTCAACCTCACCGACTCGCAGTGGCAGGAGTTGTTTCACATTGACCCCGCGTCGCAACTCGCCGAGGCGGCAGATGCTGCGGCCTACTTCGACCGATTCGATGGACGGGTGCCCGCGGCGCTGCGCGAGCAGCTCAGCGCGCTCACGACCTCGCTCGAGCGCCTCGCTGCACACCGGTCGGCGGCCGCGGCACACCAGCGCTAG
- a CDS encoding helix-turn-helix domain-containing protein — MADLATLGRRVRHFRAVAGLTLDQLGADVGVGASQLSLIENGHREPRLSLLSAIAERLGVPLAELLDTAPPDERAALEIELERFQSSSGYRKLGLPILKPTKGVADSTLRTVVGLHRELDRRARLAIATPEEARRANTSQRREMRESNNYLPAIEAVAEESIAAVGHRGGALTHHTVNEMAKRLGLQIVHVDDLPHSARSVLDIGSGRIYIPPASIPGGHGLRSLALQAMAHILLEHGAPVDYADFLRQRVEVSYYAAACLLPLAASLEFLTRAKDDRSIAIEDYRDAFGVTHEAAALRFTNLATEHLGITLHFLRVTGEGAVVRAYENDGLPLPVDATGSTEGEFVCRNWSARQAFARTTRTTEYQQYTDTPAGTYFESTQTGTGQGEDFSITVGVPYAESKWFCGRQSTVRRSSRCPDLDCCRRPDERLAARWDGDAWASSRVHAHIFAPLPHGTYPGVDDRELYEFLEAHIETDSASD, encoded by the coding sequence ATGGCGGATCTTGCTACTTTGGGGCGACGGGTGCGTCACTTTCGCGCCGTCGCCGGTCTCACGCTCGATCAACTCGGCGCCGACGTCGGTGTCGGTGCGAGCCAGTTGTCCCTCATCGAAAACGGTCACAGGGAACCGCGCCTGTCTCTGTTGTCGGCCATTGCGGAACGGCTCGGCGTGCCGCTCGCCGAGCTTCTCGATACCGCGCCGCCGGATGAGCGTGCCGCGTTGGAGATCGAACTCGAGAGGTTCCAATCGAGTTCGGGCTACCGCAAACTCGGGCTGCCTATCCTCAAGCCCACGAAGGGTGTCGCCGATAGCACCCTGCGCACGGTCGTGGGCCTGCACCGTGAACTGGACCGTCGCGCCCGGCTCGCCATCGCAACGCCCGAAGAGGCGCGGCGCGCCAACACGAGTCAGCGTCGCGAGATGCGGGAGAGCAACAACTACCTGCCAGCCATCGAGGCGGTCGCGGAGGAGTCGATTGCAGCGGTAGGACACCGCGGCGGTGCGCTCACTCACCACACGGTCAACGAGATGGCCAAGCGGTTGGGCCTTCAGATCGTCCATGTCGACGATCTTCCCCATTCGGCGCGGTCCGTCCTCGACATAGGGAGCGGCCGCATCTACATCCCGCCGGCCTCGATTCCGGGAGGCCACGGGCTGCGTTCCCTGGCGCTACAAGCGATGGCCCACATCCTGCTGGAGCACGGCGCCCCTGTCGACTATGCAGACTTCTTGCGCCAGCGCGTCGAGGTGAGCTACTACGCGGCGGCCTGCCTCCTGCCCTTGGCCGCGTCGCTGGAGTTTCTGACGAGGGCCAAGGACGACCGGTCGATTGCCATCGAGGACTATCGCGATGCGTTCGGTGTGACTCACGAGGCGGCGGCGCTCCGCTTCACCAACCTCGCAACAGAGCACCTGGGCATCACCTTGCACTTCTTGCGTGTCACGGGCGAGGGTGCGGTGGTTCGCGCGTACGAAAACGACGGGCTCCCCCTCCCCGTCGACGCGACGGGAAGCACGGAGGGCGAATTTGTGTGCAGGAACTGGAGCGCCCGCCAAGCATTCGCGCGCACGACGCGCACCACGGAGTATCAGCAGTACACGGACACTCCCGCGGGAACGTACTTCGAGTCGACGCAGACGGGCACCGGCCAAGGGGAGGACTTCTCGATCACCGTGGGCGTGCCATACGCGGAGTCCAAGTGGTTCTGCGGTCGGCAGTCGACCGTTCGCCGCAGTTCACGGTGCCCCGACCTCGACTGTTGCCGCAGGCCGGACGAGCGCCTCGCCGCCCGCTGGGACGGCGACGCGTGGGCCAGTTCTCGCGTCCATGCGCATATCTTCGCGCCGCTTCCGCATGGCACCTATCCGGGTGTCGATGACCGCGAACTCTATGAGTTCCTCGAGGCGCACATCGAGACAGACTCGGCAAGCGACTGA
- a CDS encoding ABC transporter ATP-binding protein gives MATVTYDKATRIYPGTDRPAVDKLDIDIADGEFLVLVGPSGCGKSTSLRMLAGLEDIDEGAIWVGDRDVTNVQPKDRDIAMVFQSYALYPHMTVAENMGFALKIAKKDKSEIRERVEAAAKILDLVEYLDRKPKALSGGQRQRVAMGRAIVRQPQVFLMDEPLSNLDAKLRVQTRTQIAALQRRLGVTTVYVTHDQVEALTMGDRIAVMKDGVLQQVGTPRDMYDTPANVFVAGFIGSPAMNIGTYQVFDGFAQVGRGKVALSRETIAALKTEDKSQVVLGFRPEALDRAAPNADGAIPVEVDVVEELGSDAFVYGSVPTEYGEAKGINFSAGDSQVVVRLDPREVPKKGETIWVTIRTGEQHVFSSASGLRLTSEPVISHKK, from the coding sequence ATGGCAACCGTGACCTATGACAAGGCCACCAGGATTTACCCAGGCACCGACCGCCCCGCGGTCGACAAGCTTGATATCGACATCGCCGATGGAGAATTTCTCGTTCTCGTCGGACCCTCTGGTTGCGGAAAGTCGACCTCGCTGCGAATGCTCGCAGGCCTCGAGGACATCGACGAAGGCGCCATCTGGGTGGGCGACCGCGACGTCACCAACGTGCAGCCCAAGGACCGCGACATCGCCATGGTGTTCCAGTCCTACGCGCTGTATCCCCACATGACCGTTGCGGAGAACATGGGCTTCGCGCTCAAGATCGCCAAGAAGGACAAGTCGGAGATCCGTGAGCGTGTCGAGGCTGCAGCCAAGATCCTCGACCTCGTTGAGTACCTGGACCGCAAGCCGAAGGCCCTCTCCGGTGGACAGCGTCAGCGCGTCGCCATGGGCCGTGCCATCGTGCGTCAGCCCCAGGTGTTCCTCATGGACGAGCCGCTGTCAAACCTTGACGCCAAGCTCCGTGTCCAGACCCGCACGCAGATCGCCGCCCTCCAGCGTCGTCTCGGCGTCACGACCGTCTATGTGACACACGACCAGGTCGAGGCGCTCACCATGGGTGACCGCATCGCCGTCATGAAGGACGGCGTGCTCCAGCAGGTAGGCACCCCGCGCGACATGTACGACACCCCCGCGAACGTGTTCGTCGCCGGGTTCATTGGCTCCCCCGCCATGAACATCGGTACGTATCAGGTGTTCGACGGCTTCGCACAGGTGGGCCGCGGCAAGGTGGCCCTCTCTCGCGAAACGATCGCGGCCCTCAAAACGGAAGACAAGAGCCAGGTTGTTCTCGGCTTCCGTCCCGAGGCGCTCGACCGTGCGGCCCCGAACGCCGATGGCGCCATCCCCGTCGAGGTGGACGTGGTGGAGGAGCTCGGCTCCGACGCCTTCGTCTACGGCTCGGTTCCCACCGAGTACGGCGAGGCCAAGGGCATCAACTTCTCGGCGGGAGACTCGCAGGTTGTCGTGCGTCTTGACCCCCGCGAGGTTCCTAAGAAGGGCGAGACCATCTGGGTCACGATCCGCACCGGCGAGCAGCACGTCTTCTCGTCCGCCTCGGGCCTTCGCCTCACGTCGGAGCCTGTGATCTCCCACAAGAAGTAG
- a CDS encoding serine/threonine-protein kinase: MAGRALHRGDEVGGYIVERPLGSGGSGQVYLVRNAEGAAVALKRVDAQHDEVAAERLRREVRALMAVRHPAVPRVLDAELEDDDTFVVFEFIEGECLADEVAARGPLEGEDLAYCAERIAGALEAAHAAGLVHRDVTPSNVMMSPAGAVLIDFGLSHRADDSRLTREGLVSGTAGYVAPEVIDGAEPGADADRWAWAATMAFAMTGKAPYGTGNSAIRKTLQGKWSVPDLPGAEVLAAALDRKVEERPGMRDIVAAMRGATAILPVEALAATAVMETSSDGTEVLAVNDPELNDGEFSDGDDFEDGWRTVDFDGHVLNDMVLPGRETLEGDLELAMRRPVLVAAWATAVAASAAVAPFAGAAVVIIAALVARTVFRRGEALRIARARRGERRRDSVLHTLGVPWHLIRAAAELLPSLIVAALIGTAVGALGWYLVSIGAVATSTPDGQGWGHAIAIAVGLLAFEGALWWGLWSWTTREGSYRVAESLAPTNGVSGAWIVVALIIFGSASLAVYVGADPWWWPLPAMPQSGG; encoded by the coding sequence ATGGCAGGCCGAGCGCTTCACCGTGGCGACGAGGTGGGTGGCTACATCGTCGAACGCCCTCTCGGGTCGGGCGGCTCGGGACAGGTGTACCTCGTGCGCAATGCGGAGGGCGCCGCCGTCGCGCTCAAGCGCGTTGACGCCCAACACGACGAGGTGGCGGCGGAGCGGTTGCGGCGCGAAGTGAGGGCCCTCATGGCGGTGCGCCACCCGGCCGTGCCCCGCGTCCTTGACGCCGAGCTTGAGGACGATGACACGTTCGTCGTCTTCGAATTCATCGAAGGCGAATGCCTCGCCGACGAGGTCGCCGCTCGGGGTCCCCTTGAGGGTGAGGACCTTGCCTACTGCGCCGAGCGAATCGCAGGCGCGCTCGAGGCCGCGCACGCGGCGGGCCTTGTGCACCGAGACGTCACCCCTTCGAACGTCATGATGTCGCCAGCGGGCGCGGTCCTCATCGACTTTGGGCTCTCGCATCGCGCAGATGACTCGCGTTTGACCAGGGAGGGCCTCGTCAGCGGCACCGCCGGTTACGTCGCCCCCGAAGTAATCGACGGCGCGGAGCCGGGGGCCGACGCCGACAGGTGGGCGTGGGCCGCGACGATGGCGTTCGCCATGACGGGCAAGGCGCCATACGGCACGGGGAACAGCGCGATCCGCAAGACTTTGCAGGGCAAATGGTCGGTGCCCGATCTTCCTGGAGCCGAGGTGCTGGCGGCGGCTCTCGACCGCAAGGTTGAGGAACGGCCGGGAATGCGGGACATCGTGGCGGCGATGCGCGGCGCGACAGCGATCCTGCCGGTCGAGGCTTTGGCCGCCACCGCCGTGATGGAAACCTCCTCCGACGGCACGGAGGTGCTCGCTGTCAATGACCCCGAGCTCAATGACGGCGAGTTCTCGGACGGCGACGACTTCGAAGACGGCTGGCGAACCGTCGACTTTGACGGCCACGTTCTCAACGACATGGTGTTACCTGGGCGCGAGACCCTCGAGGGCGATCTGGAACTCGCGATGAGGCGGCCCGTCCTCGTGGCGGCGTGGGCCACTGCGGTCGCCGCGAGTGCCGCGGTGGCACCGTTTGCGGGCGCCGCAGTCGTCATCATCGCCGCGCTCGTCGCGCGCACCGTTTTTCGCCGCGGCGAGGCCCTGCGCATTGCTCGTGCCAGGCGCGGTGAGCGCCGGCGCGATTCCGTCCTCCACACTCTTGGCGTCCCCTGGCATCTGATCAGGGCGGCCGCGGAACTGTTGCCCTCGCTGATCGTCGCCGCGCTCATCGGGACGGCGGTGGGAGCGCTCGGTTGGTATTTGGTGTCGATCGGGGCCGTCGCGACGAGTACCCCCGACGGTCAGGGGTGGGGTCATGCGATCGCCATCGCGGTGGGGCTTCTCGCCTTCGAGGGCGCCTTGTGGTGGGGACTGTGGTCGTGGACGACCAGGGAGGGTTCGTACCGAGTCGCGGAGTCGCTTGCTCCCACCAACGGCGTGAGCGGCGCGTGGATCGTCGTGGCGCTCATCATCTTTGGTAGCGCTTCCCTTGCCGTCTATGTGGGAGCAGATCCGTGGTGGTGGCCGCTTCCCGCGATGCCGCAAAGCGGGGGCTAG
- a CDS encoding DoxX family protein, producing MSSTDATDGVATSRGFGARWQILQPWLSLAVRLAMGIIMIAAAIPKMINIDQSVRAVRAYRLLPEAVVPLVGTALPYLELVFGLILLVGVFVRWSAIVWLVLMAAFVFGVAWAWAKGYSIDCGCFGGGGDVAVGTTNYPEHMLERAGFVALGVFLLVFPRTHASLDAWMKGEPLFSRP from the coding sequence ATGTCAAGCACTGACGCCACTGACGGGGTGGCAACCTCACGAGGCTTTGGCGCGCGGTGGCAAATCCTCCAGCCGTGGTTGAGTCTGGCGGTGCGGCTCGCGATGGGAATCATCATGATTGCGGCCGCGATCCCCAAGATGATCAACATCGACCAGTCGGTGCGCGCTGTCCGCGCCTATCGGCTGCTACCCGAGGCCGTCGTTCCCCTCGTTGGCACAGCCCTTCCGTACCTTGAACTCGTCTTCGGACTCATCCTCCTTGTGGGAGTATTCGTCCGTTGGTCAGCGATTGTTTGGCTGGTCCTCATGGCGGCGTTCGTGTTCGGAGTCGCGTGGGCCTGGGCGAAGGGTTACAGCATCGACTGCGGCTGTTTTGGCGGCGGCGGTGATGTGGCTGTGGGCACAACCAACTATCCGGAGCATATGCTCGAGCGTGCAGGATTTGTGGCCTTGGGTGTCTTCCTGCTTGTCTTTCCCCGTACGCACGCGTCTCTCGACGCGTGGATGAAGGGTGAACCCCTCTTTTCCCGTCCCTGA
- a CDS encoding DsbA family protein, producing the protein MASKTPQSGNTPQSDKVAVAKKKAQSQVHAQQRRALVVWIVIGVVVVGLFAALIAYIVRQGNVSSVATTPGQLNPAIATTNGGFGVGASGVVGGKDLSTSHVRLDIYFDYMCPICGEFEQYRGAEVDALRKAGTADVYYHPISILDGSSSGTQYSTRAASAGALIAQDAPDKFLAFTTAMFVNQPKENSTGLTEAQIQAIATAAGVPADVVAKIPALAYTSWVRSATEKASVDGVAGTPTLALNGVIQDPSKNKDDINWSVAGSITTAINKAAGK; encoded by the coding sequence ATGGCTAGCAAGACCCCGCAGTCCGGCAACACACCGCAGTCCGACAAGGTGGCCGTGGCCAAGAAGAAGGCCCAGTCCCAGGTCCACGCCCAACAGCGTCGCGCGCTCGTCGTGTGGATCGTCATCGGCGTGGTCGTGGTGGGTCTGTTTGCCGCCCTGATCGCATACATCGTGCGTCAAGGCAACGTGTCCAGCGTCGCCACGACTCCTGGTCAATTGAATCCCGCGATCGCGACCACCAATGGCGGCTTTGGCGTGGGTGCGTCGGGCGTTGTAGGTGGCAAGGACCTCAGCACCTCGCACGTGCGACTCGACATCTACTTCGACTACATGTGCCCCATTTGTGGCGAGTTTGAGCAGTACCGTGGCGCCGAGGTCGACGCGCTCCGTAAGGCTGGCACGGCAGACGTGTACTACCACCCGATTTCGATCCTCGACGGCTCGTCCTCAGGCACCCAGTACTCGACCCGTGCGGCATCCGCAGGCGCGTTAATCGCTCAGGACGCGCCCGACAAGTTCTTGGCATTCACCACGGCGATGTTTGTCAACCAGCCCAAGGAGAACTCCACGGGACTCACCGAGGCGCAGATTCAGGCGATCGCCACCGCCGCGGGCGTGCCCGCTGACGTGGTCGCCAAGATCCCCGCTCTCGCGTACACCTCATGGGTCCGCAGCGCGACGGAGAAGGCAAGCGTCGACGGTGTGGCGGGAACCCCGACCCTGGCGCTCAACGGCGTCATTCAGGACCCAAGCAAGAACAAGGACGACATCAACTGGAGCGTCGCCGGCTCAATCACGACGGCCATCAACAAGGCGGCGGGCAAGTAG
- a CDS encoding DsbA family protein encodes MNDKTAANAAATLAKRQAQAQVDAQKRRAAVIWIVVGVIVVGLIGTLVAFIVRQGAVADVSVAGPSGAPVVSNTDGFGVGSSGVVGKDLDPSRVRLDVYFDFICPYCALFEKTQAATLDDLRSQGIVDVYYHPLAYLDDASSGTKYSTRAASAAALVAQESPESFVAFLQQLMEHQPAEGSTGLPDQQIQSLASAAGVPDAIVAKIPDQGYAAWVRSSTEAANKDGVMYTPSLGFSGVIQDPTDPASVQWSQEGALRQAIMERAAG; translated from the coding sequence ATGAACGACAAGACGGCCGCGAACGCCGCGGCAACTCTGGCCAAGAGGCAGGCCCAAGCCCAGGTCGACGCCCAAAAGCGACGGGCCGCCGTCATCTGGATCGTCGTTGGCGTGATCGTGGTGGGGCTCATCGGCACGCTCGTGGCGTTCATCGTGCGTCAGGGCGCGGTCGCCGACGTCTCAGTTGCGGGACCCTCCGGCGCGCCCGTCGTGAGCAATACTGACGGCTTTGGCGTGGGAAGCAGCGGGGTCGTGGGCAAGGACCTCGATCCGAGCCGTGTGAGGCTCGATGTCTACTTCGACTTCATTTGCCCGTACTGCGCGCTCTTCGAAAAGACTCAAGCGGCGACCCTCGACGACCTCCGGTCCCAGGGCATCGTCGATGTGTACTACCACCCGCTCGCGTACCTCGACGATGCATCGTCTGGCACCAAGTATTCGACGCGAGCGGCATCGGCCGCGGCGCTCGTCGCCCAGGAATCCCCGGAGTCGTTCGTTGCCTTCCTGCAGCAACTCATGGAGCATCAGCCCGCGGAGGGCTCGACGGGTCTTCCCGACCAGCAAATCCAGTCGTTGGCATCCGCCGCGGGGGTGCCCGATGCGATCGTGGCCAAGATTCCTGACCAGGGCTACGCCGCGTGGGTGCGCAGTTCGACCGAGGCGGCAAACAAGGATGGCGTGATGTACACGCCTTCCTTGGGATTCAGCGGCGTCATCCAAGACCCGACGGACCCCGCGAGCGTTCAGTGGAGCCAAGAGGGGGCGCTCCGCCAAGCCATCATGGAGCGCGCCGCTGGCTAA